Proteins co-encoded in one Fusarium fujikuroi IMI 58289 draft genome, chromosome FFUJ_chr06 genomic window:
- a CDS encoding probable glucosamine-6-phosphate isomerase has translation MRLIIRDDETEACKYVANYVVDRINAFQPTPEHPFILGLPTGSSPIGVYDMLVRKYKAGEVSFENVVTFNMDEYVGLPRDDPNSYHSFMWKHFFSHVNIHPSNVHILDGNAASPEAECDAYEEAIKAAGGIDLFLAGIGEDGHIAFNEPGSSLASRTRVKTLAYDTILSNSRFFDNDVSRVPRMALTVGVQTVLEAREVVVIILGARKALALQKCVEQGVNHMWSLSCLQLHPHPMIVVDEDATLELQYFKSIEKVAREQGFEQILPSKVRTGNVAIPETKIQRAQSPTIIAPEPIASHLLRATPAGDYSMRTPSPDLFPDRMASRIPEPNLNRRLTPNLEVQTDVPKTKVEMIDSAVAMSPDAPVANLLQPMTANIKAMRSPSPDLVPDSMASRIPEPDLSRRLTPNPELQKKINTVGAH, from the exons ATGCGGCTCATCATCCGTGACGACGAGACTGAGGCATGCAAGTATGTCGCCAATTACGTCGTGGACCGCATCAATGCCTTCCAACCCACACCCGAGCATCCCTTTATCCTCGGCCTCCCTACAGGTTCTAGCCCTATCGGAGTGTATGATATGCTAGTACGCAAGTACAAGGCTGGCGAA GTCTCGTTCGAGAATGTAGTCACCTTCAACATGGACGAGTATGTCGGTCTTCCTCGAGACGACCCCAACTCCTACCACTCCTTTATGTGGAAGCACTTCTTCTCTCATGTCAACATCCACCCTTCCAACGTCCACATACTCGATGGCAACGCTGCCAGCCCGGAGGCCGAATGTGACGCATACGAGGAAGCTATCAAGGCAGCTGGTGGTATTGATCTCTTCTTGGCCGGCATTGGTGAAGACGGGCACATCGCTTTCAACGAACCCGGATCAAGCCTTGCCAGTCGTACCCGAGTCAAGACATTGGCATACGACACCATTCTTTCTAACTCGCGCTTCTTTGACAACGATGTAAGCCGGGTGCCAAGAATGGCTTTGACTGTGGGCGTCCAAACAGTCCTTGAAGCAAGAGAGGTTGTTGTCATTATCCTTGGGGCCCGCAAGGCGCTTGCACTGCAAAAATGCGTCGAACAAGGTGTCAATCACATGTGGTCGCTATCATGCCTTCAGCTCCACCCCCATCCCATGATTGTTGTGGACGAGGACGCCACATTGGAACTTCAG TACTTCAAGAGCATCGAGAAAGTTGCTCGCGAGCAGGGATTCGAGCAGATTCTTCCCTCCAAAGTACGAACTGGCAATGTTGCTATCCCTGAAACCAAGATTCAGAGAGCTCAGAGTCCTACGATTATCGCTCCGGAGCCGATTGCTTCACACCTCTTGCGAGCGACACCTGCGGGCGATTACTCTATGAGAACCCCTTCGCCCGATTTGTTCCCCGACCGAATGGCGTCGCGTATTCCGGAACCGAACCTGAACCGCAGACTTACCCCCAACCTCGAAGTTCAGACCGACGTCCCAAAGACGAaagttgagatgattgatAGTGCTGTCGCCATGTCTCCAGACGCCCCTGTCGCGAACTTGCTCCAACCGATGACCGCAAACATTAAGGCAATGCGATCACCGTCGCCAGACCTGGTTCCTGACAGTATGGCCTCGCGCATTCCTGAGCCAGATCTAAGCCGCAGGTTGACACCCAACCCTGAACTACAGAAGAAAATCAACACCGTCGGGGCGCATTAA
- a CDS encoding related to acid phosphatase: MSTYNSMSGLPTGASSSQAMAMNFGSAHSQSMNMDVFDQDMTFDESLLDGAALQTLPFGTSYDLDAFSSTFEDPFSYSTRQQFDPPPNQDALHEESSPQEPDNKLLGFSAPVSNATIVNENNQFVDAGMTAELYGMFFVAEDVFGGESTGRPMELTCYRRNLWQCSGQITLPRGIRNIVSEQGQHIPIFELVATIAAIESIEGKATEIISIPWKNANPQGGDDSKGVSAPPTITLDITTGQEIDAHRVSLPISWKRLQFKHATANNGRRKGLQQHYVVQITLLGKTQAGELIKISEIKSGPVIVRGRSPRNFDSRKDVPLTGDKRFERRSTSTSNVDHPTLKLERENSTNFTQRFPPAGNLQPNDWATPGSMTHPLPSPQPVASPHPAKRVALSPTMTRPPIPAWSSDPNNSAKAANSHSNKNSLPRQNASLPINLSLSEDERSPNRSSAELHSPNSGKGHTTAGANRENSPADEGADPLYEYFPLTVDDWMPPVDAVYRPHVVHHTIMPPEMKAQQLKSKAKRYFASD; this comes from the exons ATGTCAACCTACAACTCAATGTCGGGGCTGCCAACTGGCGCCTCTTCCAGCCaagcgatggcgatgaactTTGGATCTGCCCACTCTCAGAGTATGAATATGGACGTGTTCGACCAGGATATGACATTTGACGAATCACTTCT TGATGGGGCTGCACTGCAGACTCTACCTTTCGGCACCTCGTACGACTTGGATGCCTTTTCCTCGACCTTTGAAGATCCCTTCTCATACTCGACTCGACAACAATTCGATCCTCCGCCGAACCAAGATGCCTTGCACGAAGAATCATCTCCCCAGGAGCCTGATAATAAGCTTCTCGGGTTCTCCGCTCCCGTTTCCAACGCTACCATTGTTAACGAGAACAACCAATTTGTTGACGCCGGCATGACGGCTGAATTGTACGGCATGTTCTTCGTTGCCGAGGATGTCTTTGGAGGAGAATCAACCGGACGCCCGATGGAATTGACTTGTTATCGCCGCAACCTCTGGCAGTGTTCGGGGCAGATCACTCTTCCTCGCGGAATCAGGAATATTGTGAGTGAGCAAGGGCAACACATTCCAATATTCGAGCTAGTAGCGACTATTGCAGCCATCGAATCCATCGAAGGAAAGGCTACAGAAATAATATCGATCCCCTGGAAGAACGCCAACCCCCAGGGAGGTGATGACTCAAAAGGCGTCTCAGCGCCGCCCACTATCACACTAGATATAACGACAGGCCAGGAGATCGACGCACATCGTGTTTCTCTGCCTATATCTTGGAAACGGCTTCAGTTCAAGCATGCTACTGCCAACAACGGCAGAAGAAAGGGCTTGCAACAGCACTACGTGGTCCAGATCACCCTGTTGGGAAAGACACAGGCCGGTGAACTCATAAAAATATCGGAGATCAAATCTGGCCCAGTCATTGTTCGTGGCCGGAGTCCTAGAAACTTCGACAGCAGGAAGGACGTTCCTCTTACAGGCGACAAGAGATTTGAGAGGAGAAGCACATCGACGTCAAATGTAGACCACCCAACGCTTAAACTAGAACGGGAGAATTCGACAAACTTCACGCAAAGATTCCCTCCTGCTGGAAATCTCCAG CCGAACGACTGGGCAACACCTGGGTCAATGACCCACCCACTACCCAGTCCTCAACCCGTTGCAAGTCCACATCCGGCAAAACGAGTCGCCTTATCGCCAACAATGACCAGACCACCGATACCAGCTTGGTCCAGCGATCCAAACAACTCTGCTAAAGCAGCGAATTCCCACAGTAACAAAAACTCACTCCCGCGTCAGAATGCATCTCTGCCGATCAATCTGTCACTATCAGAGGACGAGAGAAGTCCGAACCGCTCGAGTGCTGAGCTGCACAGTCCCAATTCTGGCAAAGGCCACACCACCGCAGGGGCGAACAGGGAAAATAGTCCTGCAGATGAGGGTGCCGATCCCTTGTACGAATACTTTCCACTGACTGTGGATGATTG GATGCCGCCTGTCGATGCTGTTTATCGGCCTCACGTGGTCCATCACACTATCATGCCACCCGAGATGAAAGCACAACAGCTCAAGAGCAAGGCTAAGCGGTACTTTGCCTCTGACTGA
- a CDS encoding related to myc-type bHLH transcription factor: MPGSRFSDMADYDSTTSLYGLQDPNLGGFVDDGSVVKSDPSSASLPNDSSRPQTQQQYYDAAWQFTGTPPYDSYDPSSSTAPPAQTSYQPSPWNLAFGQDQQNLQQLPISTGVDGLPATTLSPESIYAASNPSLRQPSFNDNTVLQPALISHLTPALQEKLRNIAMPPHLQYHSPKSASSPDSANGELRRGIFSSPDPADGSSKASRKRKSSADPEDEEEEEEDGDQPVKKTAHNMIEKRYRTNLNDKIAALRDSVPSLRIMSKSARGEDTTEDREELHGLTPAHKLNKATVLSKATEYIRHLEKRNNRLLDENGAMQARIAAFEKLFMAGAMNGAISPLQQPPTPIQYAQDAQQFVGGPSQDGNAQPGGMIQVPDDMKRIISQQMASDQPYPVPQQQFRGGNPALIRQQQLQQQQQMQQGRWNNAGPYFGKLMVGSLAGLMILEAMHEDEVSNEKPEGRGLFAIPIQLLKSAASGLDLTVGGYHLHTSLRIVLLLGTFLWVFVPSLFTRASQKSKKPQVGVLQAAPSLASPIHVRRQAWLTAVQTVWVPRHNFFLEAAALILKTLKLSLRNAIGVHGYQAITGLTQEQETARVQAWSIALDSQLAGGDVEINKSRLILTLLASGTLPDTPARLMLKALHIRVLLWDLSQNRLQLGAINLIAAKLARSKWNEARQLNRLLTQLHRESSEQHDDDLPEHLALLVEQDCDEVLNDDVIQRAHNLAFNTDTDYNVVTPMDGMDSVVDDTAIGSPLDAVAAWWSTQFLHRTLVATLEKDEETLSTKVEDIELTIKAAPLGSTAQARAIVARAVLVDKARGANIASALQSMGNEKVDALLSSSICVVDSSFQASTPDLRLALRCAMAIAHLRRVECTPGSTHQGLRMIESIMTRGNAPQMSLIGCTATLELMEELYEHKAAAETFQASLERLSGGLRLWMGGSPGEKCGVASDVREKVVSRCLAINKSMVGIDSDTGYGSLDECEDDGC; the protein is encoded by the exons ATGCCCGGCTCCCGCTTCTCCGACATGGCCGACTATGATTCTACCACCAGCCTCTATGGCCTTCAAGATCCGAATCTAGGTGGTttcgttgatgatggctcGGTCGTGAAATCTGAcccctcctcagcctccctGCCCAACGATTCCTCCCGTCCCCAGACCCAGCAACAATACTACGACGCTGCATGGCAGTTCACCGGCACGCCCCCTTACGACTCGTACGACCCCTCTAGCAGCACCGCACCTCCTGCTCAAACTAGCTatcaaccttctccttggAATCTCGCTTTCGGTCAGGATCAGCAGAACCTTCAACAGCTTCCCATCTCTACCGGCGTCGACGGCCTTCCGGCAACCACTCTCAGCCCCGAATCAATCTACGCCGCCTCAAATCCTTCCCTGCGACAGCCTAGTTTCAACGACAACACCGTTCTTCAGCCAGCCCTTATCAGCCATCTGACTCCTGCTCTGCAGGAGAAGCTGCGCAACATCGCCATGCCGCCACATCTTCAATACCACTCCCCCAAGAGCGCCTCTAGCCCGGACTCAGCAAATGGCGAACTCAGAAGGGGTATTTTTTCGTCACCGGATCCTGCCGATGGATCTTCGAAAGCATCGCGAAAGCGCAAGTCTTCCGCCGAccctgaggatgaagaggaagaggaagaggatggcgATCAACCAGTGAAGAAGACCGCCCACAACATGATTGAGAAGCGGTATCGAACCAACCTGAACGACAAGATCGCCGCTTTGAGAGATAGCGTTCCCAGTCTTCGCATCATGTCGAAGAGCGCGCGAGGTGAAGACACGACTGAAGACCGCGAGGAACTCCATGGTCTGACCCCAGCTCATAAGCTGAACAAGGCTACA GTTTTGAGCAAGGCGACTGAATATATCCGACATCTCGAGAAGCGTAACAACCGGCTACTCGACGAAAATGGTGCTATGCAAGCCCGCATCGCAGCTTTCGAAAAGCTTTTCATGGCCGGGGCGATGAATGGCGCCATTAGCCCTCTTCAGCAACCACCTACACCAATCCAATATGCACAGGATGCACAACAGTTTGTCGGGGGCCCGTCGCAGGACGGCAACGCACAGCCAGGAGGAATGATTCAAGTTCCCGATGATATGAAGAGAATCATTTCGCAACAAATGGCTTCTGATCAACCATATCCTGTACCCCAACAACAGTTTCGCGGTGGAAATCCCGCGCTCATtcgacagcagcagcttcaacagcaacagcaaatgCAGCAGGGTCGGTGGAATAATGCCGGCCCTTACTTTGGTAAATTGATGGTTGGCTCACTTGCCGGTCTCATGATTCTGGAGGCGATgcatgaggatgaagtcagCAATGAGAAGCCTGAAGGTCGCGGTTTGTTCGCCATACCTATTCAGCTTCTGAAGAGTGCAGCCAGCGGCCTTGACCTGACCGTCGGAGGCTATCATCTACATACCTCACTCCGAAttgttctcctccttgggaCTTTCCTTTGGGTGTTTGTTCCTTCACTATTCACACGAGCTTCACAAAAGTCGAAGAAACCGCAAGTCGGTGTCCTTCAGGCAGCGCCATCGCTCGCTTCACCAATTCATGTCCGCCGACAAGCTTGGCTTACCGCTGTCCAGACCGTATGGGTCCCTCGTCATAATTTCTTCCTCGAGGCGGCAGCTCTCATCTTGAAgactctcaagctcagcctcCGAAATGCAATTGGAGTTCATGGTTATCAAGCAATCACTGGTTTGACTCAGGAGCAGGAAACCGCCCGTGTCCAGGCATGGAGCATTGCCCTCGACTCGCAATTGGCTGGCGGTGACGTTGAGATCAACAAGAGCCGTCTTATTCTCACACTCCTCGCTTCCGGCACTCTCCCCGACACTCCTGCTAGACTTATGCTTAAGGCCCTCCATATTCGCGTTCTTCTCTGGGACCTGAGCCAGAACCGACTCCAACTTGGGGCAATCAACCTCATCGCTGCCAAACTTGCTCGCAGCAAGTGGAATGAGGCCCGCCAGCTGAATCGTCTCCTTACCCAACTTCACCGCGAGTCCTCCGAGCAGCATGACGACGATTTGCCCGAACATCTCGCTCTTTTGGTTGAACAAGATTGCGATGAAGTGCTCAACGACGATGTTATTCAGCGAGCACACAACCTGGCTTTCAATACCGATACCGATTACAACGTTGTGACCCCTATGGATGGCATGGATTCTGTTGTTGACGATACCGCTATTGGATCCCCCcttgatgctgttgctgcctGGTGGTCGACCCAATTCCTACACCGAACTTTGGTCGCCACATTGGAAAAGGACGAAGAAACGCTCAGCACCAAGGTAGAAGATATCGAACTCACTATCAAGGCTGCACCCTTGGGGTCAACCGCGCAGGCTCGGGCAATCGTGGCACGAGCAGTTCTCGTTGATAAGGCACGCGGCGCTAACATCGCCTCTGCCTTGCAATCAATGGGCAACGAAAAGGTCGATGCTCTCCTGAGCTCTTCCATTTGTGTCGTTGACTCAAGCTTCCAGGCTTCTACTCCCGATCTCCGACTTGCCCTACGATGCGCCATGGCCATCGCTCACCTCCGACGTGTCGAATGTACTCCTGGAAGTACCCACCAAGGACTCCGTATGATTGAGTCAATCATGACCCGTGGCAACGCCCCGCAGATGTCTCTTATTGGATGCACCGCAACTCTCGAGCTGATGGAGGAGCTCTACGAGCACAAAGCAGCAGCTGAGACCTTCCAAGCCTCTCTTGAGCGACTATCTGGTGGTCTTCGTCTATGGATGGGCGGATCTCCCGGGGAGAAATGTGGCGTTGCTTCTGATGTACGAGAGAAGGTCGTTAGCCGGTGCCTGGCCATCAACAAGAGCATGGTGGGAATTGATTCGGATACCGGCTACGGAAGCCTTGATGAATGTGAAGACGACGGATGTTAG
- a CDS encoding related to beta-N-acetylglucosaminidase, with product MAPPPAGSASSSSSREGYRSVNASHRYLKHAGPSRGEPESQQKRSKYHVTRHRRRPTIMAQTDNSDLDPAWQDLDRAIGQILIMGWDGTEVTPQIRSLIEDHHLGSIILTAKNLKSAQQTAELVQELQTIAKNAGHLQPLLIALDQENGGVNSLFDEDYVCQFPSAMGVAATGRADLAYEVTKATATEISACGVNLMLGPVLDVLNNARYQPLGVRATGDDPQEVSQYGLAALRGIRDAGIASCGKHFPSYGNLNFLGSNLDVPIITQTLEELSISALVPFRNAVASGKLDAMFIGGCGISNPSMNVSHACLSDQVVDELLRDELGFNGVAISECLEMEALSHELGVQNGVIMAVEAGCDLVLLCRAYDVQLEAIKGLKLGYENGIVTKERIFTSLRRVLNLKSTCTSWEKALNPPGISLLSQLHPSHLALSLQAYDDSITIIRDKEKLIPLTASMHPGEELLLLTPLVKPLPASSLTKKLLAAKDSQNQAEGQHEMWAHNGRDRSAILSGEGVFREFGKSLARARNEKLLHTSYTANGVRPVHENLIHRASCIIIVTADANRNLYQAGFTKHVDMMCSMLRTRGQKKQLIVVAVSSPYDFAMDKSIGTYLCTFDFTENALHALARTLVGEIAPLGTLPGTLRKSKKVLKSRQHWLVEEYSSKRDASALNDLLRAVHRASAPDLQFLRTTTAASFQLNNANISESHFVVRNSSTNALYGFAATYFVHGVGILGGVFVEPTKRDVSIGRSLHRRALRSLMQRRGIKQVQIGSAFPGVFLGIPNDVEVNTIKEWFANSGWDVQFPRRVSNMILQDVASWSAPEGLSQSIQRAGISFDLIHDLDNADGVLGHVRNNANPEVLELYRHALSESKLSGIVRAKDATGALLGTIIVCKQRSPLETHIPSLVSRSEDIGGIVAPVVPPGPQTTLALQGLTLMGIRQARSHKATKVVLGWVVDDGTESLTAMGFETLQEFEEITNSPENFSNII from the exons ATGGCCCCTCCTCCTGCTGGGTCAGCGTCTAGCTCATCCTCTCGAGAAGGCTACCGCAGTGTCAATGCATCTCATCGTTACCTCAAGCACGCGGGGCCATCAAGGGGTGAGCCAGAATCACAGCAGAAGAGATCAAAGTACCATGTGACGAGGCATCGACGCCGCCCAACCATCATGGCCCAAACAGACAATAGCGACCTCGATCCAGCATGGCAAGATCTCGACCG TGCCATTGGGCAGATCCTGATTATGGGCTGGGATGGCACTGAAGTTACCCCCCAGATCAGGAGCCTCATTGAGGATCATCACCTTGGTTCCATTATACTTACAGCCAAGAACCTCAAAT CTGCTCAGCAAACAGCAGAGCTGGTCCAGGAATTACAAACCATTGCTAAGAATGCTGGTCATTTacaacctcttctcatcgCCCTCGATCAGGAGAATGGAGGAGTCAACAGTCTTTTCGACGAAGACTACGTATGCCAATTTCCCAGTGCCATGGGCGTCGCAGCTACTGGTCGAGCCGACCTAGCATATGAAGTGACAAAGGCTACTGCCACTGAGATCTCGGCATGTGGTGTCAACCTCATGCTAGGACCCGTCCTTGATGTATTGAATAATGCTCGCTACCAGCCTTTGGGAGTTCGTGCTACCGGAGACGACCCCCAAGAAGTATCACAATATGGCCTGGCGGCTCTGCGAGGAATTCGAGATGCCGGGATTGCTTCATGTGGAAAGCATTTCCCATCGTATGGAAATCTAAACTTTCTGGGCTCAAACCTAGATGTGCCCATTATTACTCAAACACTTGAGGAACTCAGCATCAGCGCTCTGGTCCCATTCCGAAATGCCGTTGCCTCGGGAAAATTAGATGCTATGTTCATCGGGGGCTGTGGCATATCCAATCCGTCCATGAATGTGAGTCATGCTTGTCTTTCGGATCAAGTTGTGGATGAGCTCCTTCGCGATGAGCTTGGGTTCAACGGAGTCGCAATCTCAGAgtgcttggagatggaggctCTCAGTCATGAACTTGGTGTCCAGAATGGTGTTATCATGGCCGTCGAAGCAGGCTGTGATCTTGTCCTCCTCTGCCGTGCCTATGACGTCCAGCTTGAAGCTATCAAAGGCCTGAAGCTCGGTTATGAAAATGGCATTGTGACGAAGGAGCGGATTTTTACCTCTCTGAGAAGGGTACTTAATCTGAAATCGACCTGTACCTCTTGGGAGAAGGCGTTGAACCCTCCAGGcatttctttgctttctcaacttcatccatctcatcttgctctATCACTCCAAGCCTACGATGATTCCATCACAATCATTCGAGATAAGGAGAAACTTATCCCACTCACAGCCTCAATGCATCCTGGAGAGGAGCTCCTCTTGTTGACCCCCTTGGTCAAGCCGCTGCCTGCATCTTCACTCACCAAAAAGTTACTTGCAGCCAAAGACAGTCAGAATCAAGCAGAAGGACAACACGAGATGTGGGCGCATAATGGTCGTGACCGAAGCGCGATACTGAGTGGAGAGGGTGTCTTCCGAGAATTTGGCAAATCCCTTGCTCGAGCCCGTAATGAAAAGTTACTTCACACAAGCTATACGGCTAATGGAGTTCGACCAG TCCACGAAAATCTTATCCACAGAGCATCTTGTATCATCATTGTTACGGCTGATGCCAATCGAAACCTTTATCAAGCTGGCTTCACCAAGCATGTTGATATGATGTGCTCTATGCTTCGAACCAGGGGTCAGAAGAAGCAACTGATTGTAGTGGCAGTCAGCTCCCCGTATGATTTTGCAATGGATAAATCCATTGGCACATACCTCTGCACCTTCGATTTTACCGAGAACGCTCTCCATGCTCTTGCAAGGACATTAGTTGGAGAAATCGCACCTCTTGGAACGCTCCCCGGTACCCTGcgcaagagcaagaaggttCTCAAGTCCAGACAGCACTGGCTGGTAGAAGAATACAGTTCGAAACGTGATGCATCTGCTTTGAACGACCTACTTCGAGCTGTTCACCGAGCAAGCGCACCAGATCTGCAGTTTCTACGCACAACAACTGCTGCTTCCTTTCAGCTCAATAATGCTAATATTTCGGAATCCCATTTTGTGGTTAGAAATAGCAGCACCAACGCTTTGTACGGCTTTGCTGCTACTTACTTTGTCCACGGTGTTGGTATACTTGGAGGTGTCTTTGTCGAACCTACCAAACGTGATGTATCGATCGGGAGGTCCCTTCATCGACGGGCGCTTAGAAGTCTCATGCAGCGACGAGGAATTAAGCAAGTCCAGATAGGGTCAGCTTTCCCTGGAGTTTTTCTAGGCATTCCCAATGATGTCGAGGTCAACACAATCAAAGAGTGGTTTGCGAACAGTGGCTGGGATGTCCAGTTTCCACGACGTGTATCAAACATGATTTTACAGGATGTGGCAAGCTGGTCAGCCCCAGAGGGTTTGTCCCAGAGCATTCAAAGAGCCGGTATTAGCTTTGACCTGATTCATGATTTGGACAACGCGGATGGTGTTCTCGGCCATGTCCGTAACAACGCAAATCCCGAGGTATTAGAGCTGTACCGCCATGCGCTGTCAGAATCGAAGCTGAGTGGGATTGTGCGGGCCAAGGATGCGACAGGTGCCTTATTAGGTACCATCATTGTTTGCAAGCAGCGCAGTCCACTGGAAACTCATATTCCTTCATTGGTGTCACGCTCTGAGGACATCGGTGGCATCGTTGCTCCAGTTGTACCTCCTGGACCACAAACAACTCTCGCCTTACAAGGTTTGACGCTCATGGGCATTCGTCAGGCGAGGAGTCACAAAGCTACAAAAGTGGTCCTTGGTTGG GTTGTGGATGACGGTACCGAGTCCCTCACAGCGATGGGCTTTGAGACACTCCAAGAGTTCGAGGAAATCACAAACTCCCCAGAGAAC TTTTCCAACATAATATGA
- a CDS encoding related to N-acetylglucosamine-6-phosphate deacetylase encodes MPIAVSPTLPKNGLTKFTNCRLLKGNDLVWEDLWVSSITGKIIDSQASFYGGRNMPDSTLDLGGRIIAPGLIECQLNGAFGFNFSTLLGDMSEYGKNIQKINRLLVKTGVTSYIPTITSQRPELYQKALPYLGPSGELRIPAHGAESLGAHCEGPFLSPTKNGVHNVDVLTQAESIQDIEQCYGRENMTPRSDGSPMPIKMITAAPERGQMMSLIPEITSRGIIYSVGHTEATYEETSQAVSRGATMITHLFNAMRPLHHRNPGVFGVLGKAESLPRPYFGIISDGIHLHPTTIKIAYSAHPDGFILVTDAMHLVGLPDGAYPWTNGEYTCNIVKQGSKLLLENSDTIAGSSITLLECVNNFRQWTGASIPQALGAVTSTPAAMLGLQGVKGSLESGADADLVILSDGYESQGEVRGTNEVLVLDEVWKFGERVSDSAKERKLM; translated from the exons ATGCCTATCGCCGTCTCGCCAACCCTACCCAAGAATGGCCTCACTAAATTCACCAACTGTCGGTTGCTGAAAGGCAACGACTTGGTCTGGGAGGACCTTTGGGTCAGCTCCATTACTGGCAAGATCATCGATAGCCAGGCTTCATTCTATGGCGGCCGCAACATGCCTGACAGcactcttgatcttggtggacGCATCATTGCACCAGGTCTGATCGAGTGCCAGCTCAACGGTGCCTTTggcttcaacttctcaaccCTACTGGGTGACATGTCCGAATATGGCAAAAACATCCAAAAGATCAATCGACTACTGGTAAAGACAGGGGTCACATCATACATCCCAACCATCACCAGCCAACGGCCTGAATTATACCAAAAG GCCCTCCCGTATCTTGGCCCGTCCGGGGAACTGCGGATCCCGGCTCACGGCGCCGAGTCACTTGGTGCTCACTGCGAGGGTCCATTCTTGAGTCCCACCAAGAATGGCGTTCACAATGTTGATGTCCTCACACAAGCTGAATCGATACAGGACATTGAGCAATGTTATGGTCGCGAGAATATGACCCCTCGCTCCGATGGCTCGCCAATGCCGATCAAGATGATCACAGCAGCGCCGGAACGCGGACAGATGATGAGCCTGATCCCGGAGATCACATCAAGAGGAATCATCTATTCCGTTGGCCACACCGAGGCAACATACGAAGAGACATCGCAAGCTGTCAGTAGGGGTGCTACAATGATTACACACCTCTTCAATGCCATGCGCCCGTTGCATCACAGAAACCCAGGTGTCTTTGGAGTTTTGGGCAAGGCCGAGAGTCTGCCACGACCTTACTTTGGCATCATCTCAGATGGCATTCATTTGCATCCTACGACTATCAAGATCGCATACAGCGCCCATCCTGATGGCTTTATCCTGGTCACGGATGCTATGCATCTTGTTGGTCTCCCGGATGGAGCCTATCCGTGGACAAACGGAGAGTACACATGCAACATTGTCAAGCAAGGTTCTAAATTGCTTCTTGAGAACTCCGACACGATTGCTGGGAG CTCAATCACTCTTCTCGAGTGTGTCAATAATTTCAGACAGTGGACTGGGGCTAGTATTCCCCAGGCCCTTGGAGCGGTCACATCAACACCTGCGGCCATGCTTGGCTTACAGGGAGTCAAGGGTTCACTAGAATCGGGGGCTGACGCAGATCTGGTGATTTTGTCAGACGGATACGAAAGCCAGGGTGAAGTCAGGGGAACGAATGAAGTTCTTGTGCTGGACGAAGTGTGGAAGTTTGGTGAGAGGGTGTCTGACTCTGCCAAGGAGAGAAAGTTGATGTGA